Proteins from a single region of Streptomyces glaucescens:
- a CDS encoding DUF4193 domain-containing protein, which yields MATDYDTPRKTDDDVDSDSLEELKARRNDKSASSVDVDEFEAAEGLELPGADLSNEELAVRVLPKQQDEFTCMSCFLVHHRSQLAREKNGQPICRDCD from the coding sequence ATGGCAACCGATTACGACACTCCACGCAAGACCGACGACGACGTCGACTCGGACAGCCTCGAAGAGCTGAAGGCTCGCCGAAACGACAAGTCGGCGTCGTCCGTCGACGTCGACGAGTTCGAGGCCGCAGAAGGCCTGGAACTGCCCGGCGCGGACCTCTCGAACGAGGAACTGGCCGTCCGGGTGCTGCCCAAGCAGCAGGACGAGTTCACCTGCATGAGCTGCTTCCTGGTGCACCACCGCAGCCAGCTGGCCCGGGAGAAGAACGGCCAGCCGATCTGCCGCGACTGCGACTGA
- a CDS encoding sensor histidine kinase: MAATPAPPTAPPKPTWDPRKPEPPFPWLRPTIRIRLTLLYGGMFLIAGILLLSIIYLFAASALNVGGELPFKIVSGGVSSDVCKLRSAELPAAELNQALNECVNEQRRHALDNLLSRSLLALLGLAVIAFAFGYAMAGRVLSPLGRITRTARAVAGSDLSRRIELDGPDDELKELADTFDDMLERLQRAFTAQQRFVGNASHELRTPLAINRTLLEVHLSDPNAPVELQQLGKTLLATNERSEQLVEGLLLLARSDNQIVERKPVDLAEVAAQAVDQVHAEAEAKGVEIRGEREPAVVRGNGVLLERIALNLVQNAVRYNVPEGGWVEVTTEVQHGQAVLTVTNTGPVVPAYEIDNLFEPFRRLRTERTGSDKGVGLGLSIVRSVARAHGGHIAARPREGGGLVMRVTLPL, translated from the coding sequence GTGGCCGCCACCCCCGCGCCCCCGACGGCGCCGCCCAAGCCCACCTGGGACCCGCGCAAGCCGGAGCCGCCCTTCCCCTGGCTGCGCCCCACCATCCGGATACGGCTGACCCTGCTGTACGGCGGCATGTTCCTGATCGCCGGCATCCTCCTGCTGTCGATCATCTACCTGTTCGCCGCCAGCGCCCTGAATGTCGGCGGCGAGCTGCCGTTCAAGATCGTTTCAGGGGGTGTGTCCAGCGATGTGTGCAAGCTGCGCAGCGCCGAGCTGCCCGCCGCCGAGCTGAACCAGGCGCTCAACGAGTGCGTCAACGAGCAGCGCAGGCATGCCCTCGACAACCTCCTCAGCCGCTCGCTGCTGGCCCTGCTGGGCCTCGCCGTGATCGCCTTCGCCTTCGGCTACGCCATGGCCGGCCGGGTGCTCTCGCCGCTCGGCCGGATCACCCGTACCGCGCGCGCCGTGGCCGGCTCGGACCTGTCCCGCCGGATCGAGCTGGACGGCCCGGACGACGAGCTGAAGGAGCTGGCCGACACCTTCGACGACATGCTGGAGCGCCTCCAGCGGGCGTTCACGGCCCAGCAGCGCTTCGTCGGCAACGCCTCGCACGAGCTGCGCACCCCGCTGGCGATCAACCGCACGCTGCTGGAGGTGCACCTGTCGGACCCGAACGCGCCCGTGGAGCTCCAGCAGCTCGGCAAGACGCTGCTGGCGACCAACGAGCGCAGCGAGCAGCTCGTGGAGGGCCTGCTGCTGCTCGCCAGGAGCGACAACCAGATCGTCGAGCGCAAGCCGGTGGACCTGGCCGAGGTGGCCGCGCAGGCCGTCGACCAGGTGCACGCCGAGGCGGAGGCCAAGGGCGTGGAGATCCGCGGCGAGCGCGAGCCGGCGGTGGTCCGGGGCAACGGCGTCCTGCTGGAGCGGATCGCCCTGAACCTGGTGCAGAACGCGGTCCGGTACAACGTCCCCGAGGGCGGCTGGGTCGAGGTCACCACCGAGGTCCAGCACGGCCAGGCGGTGCTGACGGTCACCAACACCGGCCCCGTGGTCCCGGCGTACGAGATCGACAACCTCTTCGAGCCGTTCCGCCGGCTGCGCACCGAGCGGACGGGCAGCGACAAGGGCGTCGGGCTCGGGCTGTCCATCGTGCGGTCGGTGGCGCGGGCCCACGGCGGGCACATCGCGGCCCGGCCCCGCGAAGGCGGGGGGCTGGTGATGCGAGTCACCCTGCCCCTCTGA
- a CDS encoding MFS transporter: MPSPYRALFAAPGSKAFSAAGFLGRMPLSMMGIGVVTMISQLTGRYGLAGALSATIALSAAVAGPQVSRLVDQYGQRRVLRPATLVSLAAGALLLFAAHYAWPDWVLFVACVGIGCVPSVGAMIRARWAAVYRGTPQLHTAYSFESVVDEICFIFGPIISIGLSTTWFPEAGPLLAGCFLAAGVFWLTAQRATEPAPHPRAEHGRSRSALRAPGLQVLVGTFVATGAIFGAVDVVTVAFADERGHKGAASVVLALYAAGSCVAGAVFGLLRFKGAPEPRWLLGVCAMAVSMIPLLLVGNLPFLAVALFVAGLSIAPTMITTMSLIEEHVPRAQLTEGMTWVSTGLAVGVALGSSAAGWVIDAAGARAGYGVPAVSGAVAVAVGFLGYRRLKRPATGRGGTVEQHGEREERHVA; encoded by the coding sequence GTGCCCAGCCCTTACCGCGCCCTGTTCGCCGCCCCCGGCTCCAAGGCGTTCTCCGCCGCCGGTTTCCTCGGCCGGATGCCGTTGTCGATGATGGGCATCGGCGTGGTCACGATGATCTCCCAGCTCACCGGGCGCTACGGCCTCGCGGGTGCCCTCTCGGCGACGATCGCGCTGTCGGCGGCGGTGGCCGGCCCGCAGGTGTCCCGGCTGGTCGACCAGTACGGGCAGCGGCGGGTGCTGCGTCCGGCGACGCTGGTCTCGCTGGCCGCGGGAGCGCTGCTGCTGTTCGCCGCGCACTACGCGTGGCCGGACTGGGTGCTGTTCGTGGCCTGCGTCGGCATCGGCTGCGTGCCGAGCGTCGGCGCGATGATCCGGGCCCGCTGGGCGGCCGTCTACCGGGGCACCCCGCAGCTGCACACCGCGTACTCGTTCGAGTCCGTGGTGGACGAGATCTGCTTCATCTTCGGGCCGATCATCTCGATCGGCCTGTCGACGACCTGGTTCCCGGAGGCCGGGCCGCTGCTCGCGGGCTGCTTCCTGGCGGCCGGCGTCTTCTGGCTGACCGCGCAGCGCGCAACCGAACCCGCCCCGCACCCGCGCGCGGAGCACGGCCGGAGCCGCAGCGCGCTGCGCGCCCCCGGACTTCAGGTCCTCGTCGGGACGTTCGTCGCGACCGGGGCGATCTTCGGCGCGGTCGACGTGGTGACCGTGGCCTTCGCCGACGAGCGCGGGCACAAGGGCGCGGCCAGTGTCGTCCTCGCGCTGTACGCGGCGGGTTCCTGCGTGGCGGGGGCCGTCTTCGGGCTGCTGCGCTTCAAGGGCGCACCCGAACCTCGCTGGCTGCTGGGTGTGTGTGCGATGGCCGTGAGTATGATCCCCCTCCTACTGGTCGGGAACCTGCCGTTTCTGGCCGTGGCGCTCTTCGTCGCGGGTCTGTCCATCGCTCCCACGATGATCACGACGATGTCCCTCATCGAAGAGCACGTACCACGCGCGCAGCTCACCGAGGGCATGACCTGGGTGAGCACCGGTCTCGCGGTGGGGGTCGCCCTCGGCTCCTCGGCGGCCGGCTGGGTGATCGACGCCGCCGGCGCGCGGGCCGGGTACGGGGTTCCGGCGGTGTCCGGTGCCGTCGCGGTCGCGGTCGGTTTCCTCGGTTACCGCCGGCTCAAGAGGCCGGCTACGGGTCGGGGAGGCACCGTTGAGCAGCACGGCGAGCGGGAAGAACGGCACGTGGCGTAA
- a CDS encoding response regulator transcription factor yields the protein MRVLVVEDEQLLADAVATGLRREAMAVDVVYDGAAALERIGVNDYDVVVLDRDLPLVHGDDVCRKLVELGMPTRVLMLTASGDVSDRVAGLELGADDYLPKPFAFSELIARVRALGRRTSLPLPPVLERAGIKLDPNRREVFRDGREVQLAPKEFAVLEVLMRSEGAVVSAEQLLEKAWDENTDPFTNVVRVTVMTLRRKLGEPPVIVTVPGSGYRI from the coding sequence GTGCGCGTACTCGTCGTCGAGGACGAGCAGCTGCTCGCCGATGCGGTGGCCACCGGGCTGCGCCGGGAGGCCATGGCCGTCGACGTCGTGTACGACGGTGCGGCCGCCCTGGAACGCATCGGCGTCAACGACTACGACGTGGTCGTCCTCGACCGCGACCTCCCGCTCGTGCACGGCGACGACGTCTGCCGCAAGCTCGTCGAGCTGGGCATGCCCACGCGCGTGCTGATGCTCACCGCCTCCGGAGACGTCAGCGACCGCGTCGCGGGCCTTGAGCTCGGCGCGGACGACTACCTCCCCAAGCCGTTCGCGTTCAGCGAGCTGATCGCGCGCGTGCGCGCCCTCGGCCGGCGGACGAGCCTGCCGCTGCCGCCCGTCCTGGAGCGGGCCGGCATCAAGCTCGACCCCAACCGCCGCGAGGTCTTCCGTGACGGCCGCGAGGTGCAGCTCGCACCGAAGGAGTTCGCCGTGCTGGAGGTCCTCATGCGCAGCGAGGGCGCCGTCGTCTCCGCCGAGCAGCTGCTGGAGAAGGCCTGGGACGAGAACACCGACCCGTTCACCAACGTGGTCCGCGTCACCGTCATGACCCTGCGCCGCAAGCTGGGGGAGCCGCCCGTCATCGTCACGGTGCCGGGCTCCGGCTACCGGATCTGA
- the dut gene encoding dUTP diphosphatase, with translation MSREPLDVLIRRVDPDVPLPAYEHPGDAGADLRTTEPCELAPGERAVLPTGVSIALPEGYAAFVHPRSGLAARCGVALVNAPGTVDAGYRGEIKVIVVNLDPREAVRFERFDRIAQLVVQQVERVRFQEVAELPDSARAEGGFGSTGGHAAVDGGNGTSGQAAVGGTTGGYRYASVVSDREGQ, from the coding sequence GTGAGCCGCGAACCACTGGACGTCCTGATCCGCCGCGTCGACCCCGACGTACCGCTGCCCGCGTACGAGCACCCCGGGGACGCGGGGGCCGACCTGCGCACCACCGAGCCGTGCGAGCTGGCGCCCGGCGAACGGGCCGTCCTGCCCACGGGCGTGTCCATCGCGCTCCCGGAGGGGTACGCGGCCTTCGTGCACCCGCGTTCCGGGCTGGCCGCCCGGTGCGGTGTCGCCCTCGTGAATGCCCCGGGGACGGTTGATGCCGGGTACCGTGGGGAGATCAAGGTGATCGTGGTGAATCTCGACCCGCGCGAGGCCGTGCGGTTCGAGCGCTTCGACCGGATTGCCCAACTGGTCGTCCAGCAGGTCGAGAGGGTCCGCTTCCAGGAGGTGGCGGAGCTTCCCGACTCCGCGCGGGCCGAGGGGGGCTTCGGTTCCACCGGCGGCCATGCCGCGGTGGACGGCGGGAACGGCACAAGCGGTCAGGCCGCCGTGGGCGGCACGACGGGTGGGTATCGATACGCTTCGGTCGTATCCGACCGGGAAGGACAGTGA
- a CDS encoding D-arabinono-1,4-lactone oxidase, whose protein sequence is MSSTASGKNGTWRNWGGNVTARPAREVTPATVQELAAAVLRAAEDGLPVKAVGTGHSFTSIAATGGVLIRPQLLTGIRDIDREAGTVTVLAGTPLKRLNVALAREGLSLANMGDIMEQTVSGATSTGTHGTGRDSGSIAAQITALEMVTADGSLLTCSAEENPEVFAAARIGLGALGIVTAITFAIEPLFLLHAREEPMPLDRVLADFDELWAENEHFEFYWFPHTGSTTTKRNNRSAGPERPVGPFRGWFEDEFLSNGVFQAANWVGRAAPAAIPALARISSRALSARSYTDIPYRVFTSPRRVRFVEMEYAVPREAVVDTLRELKAMVDRSPLRISFPVEVRTAPADDITLSTASGRDSAYIAVHMFRGTPYQRYFTAAERIFTAHEGRPHWGKVHTRDAEYLAGVYPRFGEFTALRDRLDPERRFQNDYLRRVLGA, encoded by the coding sequence TTGAGCAGCACGGCGAGCGGGAAGAACGGCACGTGGCGTAACTGGGGCGGCAACGTCACCGCGCGCCCGGCGCGGGAGGTCACCCCGGCGACGGTGCAGGAGCTGGCCGCGGCGGTGCTCCGGGCGGCGGAGGACGGCCTGCCGGTGAAGGCGGTCGGCACGGGACACTCCTTCACGTCCATAGCCGCCACCGGCGGGGTCCTGATACGCCCGCAGCTGCTGACCGGCATCCGCGACATCGACCGGGAGGCGGGCACCGTCACGGTCCTGGCCGGCACCCCGCTCAAGCGGCTCAACGTGGCCCTGGCCCGCGAGGGTCTGTCGCTGGCCAACATGGGCGACATCATGGAGCAGACCGTCTCGGGCGCCACCAGCACCGGCACCCACGGCACCGGCCGCGACTCCGGTTCGATCGCCGCCCAGATCACCGCACTGGAGATGGTCACCGCGGACGGCTCGCTGCTCACCTGTTCCGCGGAGGAGAACCCGGAGGTCTTCGCGGCGGCCCGGATCGGACTCGGCGCCCTGGGCATCGTCACCGCGATCACCTTCGCCATCGAGCCCCTCTTCCTGCTCCACGCGCGCGAGGAGCCCATGCCGCTGGACCGGGTGCTCGCCGACTTCGACGAACTGTGGGCCGAGAACGAGCACTTCGAGTTCTACTGGTTCCCGCACACCGGCAGCACCACCACCAAGCGCAACAACCGCAGCGCCGGGCCGGAACGGCCGGTGGGCCCGTTCAGGGGCTGGTTCGAGGACGAGTTCCTGTCCAACGGCGTCTTCCAGGCGGCCAACTGGGTCGGCCGCGCGGCGCCCGCCGCCATCCCCGCGCTCGCCCGGATCTCCAGCAGGGCGCTGTCCGCGCGGAGCTACACCGACATCCCCTACCGGGTCTTCACGTCGCCGCGCCGGGTGCGCTTCGTGGAGATGGAGTACGCCGTGCCGCGCGAGGCGGTGGTGGACACCCTGCGCGAGCTGAAGGCGATGGTCGACCGCTCCCCGCTGCGGATCAGCTTCCCGGTGGAGGTGCGGACCGCCCCGGCCGACGACATCACGCTGTCCACGGCGTCCGGCCGGGACAGCGCGTACATCGCCGTCCACATGTTCCGCGGCACGCCCTACCAGCGGTACTTCACCGCTGCCGAGCGCATCTTCACGGCGCACGAGGGGCGCCCGCACTGGGGCAAGGTGCACACGCGCGACGCGGAGTACCTCGCGGGGGTGTACCCGCGCTTCGGCGAGTTCACGGCGCTGCGGGACCGGCTGGACCCGGAGCGGCGCTTCCAGAACGACTACTTGCGCCGGGTCCTGGGGGCGTGA
- a CDS encoding inositol monophosphatase family protein — protein MTDPLHTDLLALAQEAARRAGELLRDGRPADLGVAATKSSPIDVVTEMDIAAEKLITGFLAERRPDDGFLGEEGAATEGSSGIRWVIDPLDGTVNYLYGLPTWAVSIAAEQDGETVVGVVTAPQRGETYSAVRGRGAHATGSWDGERELRCRPAPPLDQALVATGFNYVTEVRARQADIARHMVPLVRDIRRSGSAAVDLCDVAAGRLDGYYERGLHPWDLAAGDLIAREAGALTGGRPAERPSRELTVAGTPGVFEPLQRLLEDLGAWHD, from the coding sequence GTGACCGACCCCCTGCACACGGACCTGCTCGCCCTCGCCCAGGAGGCCGCCCGCCGGGCCGGCGAACTGCTGCGCGACGGGCGCCCGGCGGACCTCGGTGTGGCCGCCACCAAGTCCAGCCCCATCGACGTGGTCACCGAGATGGACATCGCCGCCGAGAAGCTGATCACCGGCTTCCTCGCCGAGCGCCGCCCCGACGACGGCTTCCTCGGCGAGGAGGGCGCCGCCACGGAGGGCAGCAGCGGCATCCGCTGGGTGATCGACCCGCTCGACGGCACCGTGAACTACCTCTACGGGCTGCCCACCTGGGCCGTCTCCATCGCGGCCGAGCAGGACGGCGAGACCGTCGTCGGCGTCGTCACGGCCCCCCAGCGCGGCGAGACCTACAGCGCCGTGCGCGGGCGCGGCGCCCACGCCACCGGCTCCTGGGACGGCGAGCGGGAGCTGCGCTGCCGTCCCGCGCCCCCGCTGGACCAGGCACTGGTCGCCACCGGCTTCAACTACGTCACCGAGGTCCGCGCCCGCCAGGCCGACATCGCCCGGCACATGGTCCCGCTGGTGCGGGACATCCGGCGCAGCGGCTCGGCCGCGGTGGACCTCTGCGACGTGGCCGCGGGACGCCTCGACGGCTACTACGAACGCGGGCTGCACCCCTGGGACCTCGCGGCGGGGGACCTGATCGCCCGGGAGGCGGGCGCGCTGACCGGTGGACGGCCTGCAGAGCGCCCCTCACGCGAACTGACGGTCGCGGGTACCCCGGGCGTCTTCGAGCCCCTCCAGCGGCTCCTTGAGGACCTCGGCGCCTGGCACGACTGA
- a CDS encoding ferrochelatase, translating into MPDALDATPYDALLLLSFGGPEGPDDVVPFLENVTRGRGIPKERLKEVGQHYFLFGGVSPINDQNRALLDALREDFAGHGLDLPVYWGNRNWAPYLTDTLREMVRDGRRRILVLATSAYASYSGCRQYRENLADSLAALEAEGLDLPKIDKLRHYFNHPGFVEPMADGVLESLAALPEEVRDGAHIAFTTHSIPVSAADTSGPAEEHGDGGAYVRQHLDVARLIADAVRERTGIDHPWQLVYQSRSGAPHIPWLEPDICDHLEERHAAGVPAVVMAPIGFVSDHMEVLYDLDTEAKAKAEELGLPVRRSATVGADPRFAAAIRDLVLERAAVERGQGATPCALGALGPSHHLCPVGCCPARAPRPAAAGADSPYA; encoded by the coding sequence ATGCCAGACGCGCTCGATGCCACCCCCTACGACGCCCTGCTCCTGCTCTCCTTCGGCGGCCCCGAAGGGCCGGACGACGTGGTCCCGTTCCTGGAGAACGTGACGCGTGGGCGCGGCATCCCCAAGGAACGCCTGAAGGAAGTCGGGCAGCACTACTTCCTGTTCGGCGGGGTCAGCCCCATCAACGACCAGAACCGCGCCCTGCTGGACGCCCTGCGCGAGGACTTCGCCGGCCACGGCCTGGACCTGCCGGTGTACTGGGGCAACCGCAACTGGGCGCCGTACCTCACGGACACCCTGCGCGAGATGGTCCGCGACGGCCGCCGCCGCATCCTGGTCCTGGCCACCAGCGCCTACGCCTCCTACTCCGGCTGCCGCCAGTACCGGGAGAACCTCGCCGACTCGCTCGCCGCCCTGGAGGCCGAGGGCCTGGACCTGCCGAAGATCGACAAGCTGCGGCACTACTTCAACCACCCGGGCTTCGTCGAGCCCATGGCCGACGGCGTCCTGGAGTCGCTCGCCGCCCTCCCCGAGGAGGTCCGCGACGGCGCCCACATCGCCTTCACCACCCACTCCATCCCGGTCTCCGCGGCCGACACCTCCGGCCCGGCCGAGGAGCACGGCGACGGCGGCGCCTACGTCCGGCAGCACCTGGACGTCGCCCGGCTGATCGCCGACGCCGTCCGAGAGCGGACCGGCATCGACCACCCCTGGCAGCTCGTCTACCAGTCCCGTTCCGGCGCCCCGCACATCCCGTGGCTGGAGCCGGACATCTGCGACCACCTCGAGGAGCGGCACGCCGCCGGGGTCCCGGCCGTCGTCATGGCCCCCATCGGGTTCGTCTCCGACCACATGGAGGTCCTGTACGACCTCGACACCGAGGCCAAGGCCAAGGCCGAGGAGCTGGGCCTGCCGGTGCGCCGCTCGGCCACCGTCGGCGCCGACCCGCGGTTCGCCGCCGCGATCCGCGACCTGGTCCTGGAGCGCGCCGCCGTCGAACGCGGGCAGGGCGCCACGCCCTGCGCCCTCGGCGCGCTCGGCCCGAGCCACCACCTGTGCCCGGTCGGCTGCTGCCCGGCCCGTGCCCCCCGGCCCGCCGCCGCGGGCGCCGACAGCCCCTACGCCTGA
- a CDS encoding DUF3710 domain-containing protein, with protein sequence MFGRRKKKGAAEDAAGEAEQVVDSVDTKSDEGERERVRLEPEPRPDGPWDSSEVRDPAEGRVDLGGLFVPGVDGMELRVEVAGDAIVAATVVLRDSAIQLQAFAAPKREGIWGEVREEIAAGITQQGGIVDEVEGPLGWELRAQVPVQLPDGTGGFQVVRFVGVDGPRWFLRGVISGQGAVQPQAAGLLEQIFRDTVVVRGEGPMAPRDPIVLKLPNDAQMVPEGVQQDDQGSSRFAGGMGQLQRGPEITEVR encoded by the coding sequence GTGTTCGGACGTCGCAAGAAGAAGGGTGCCGCCGAGGACGCGGCCGGCGAGGCCGAGCAGGTCGTCGACAGCGTCGACACCAAGTCGGACGAGGGCGAGCGCGAGCGGGTGCGGCTGGAGCCGGAACCCCGGCCCGACGGCCCCTGGGACAGCAGTGAGGTCCGCGACCCCGCCGAGGGCCGGGTCGACCTGGGCGGCCTGTTCGTGCCGGGCGTCGACGGCATGGAGCTGCGCGTCGAGGTCGCGGGCGACGCCATCGTCGCGGCGACCGTCGTGCTGCGCGACAGCGCCATCCAGCTCCAGGCCTTCGCGGCTCCCAAGCGGGAGGGCATCTGGGGCGAGGTCCGCGAGGAGATCGCGGCCGGTATCACCCAGCAGGGCGGCATCGTCGACGAGGTCGAGGGTCCGCTGGGCTGGGAGCTGCGCGCCCAGGTGCCGGTGCAGCTGCCGGACGGCACCGGCGGCTTCCAGGTCGTGCGGTTCGTCGGCGTCGACGGTCCCCGCTGGTTCCTGCGCGGTGTGATCTCGGGCCAGGGTGCGGTGCAGCCGCAGGCCGCGGGCCTGCTCGAGCAGATCTTCCGGGACACGGTCGTGGTCCGCGGCGAGGGCCCGATGGCGCCCCGCGACCCGATCGTCCTGAAGCTGCCCAACGACGCGCAGATGGTGCCCGAAGGCGTCCAGCAGGACGACCAGGGCAGCTCCCGCTTCGCCGGCGGCATGGGCCAGCTCCAGCGCGGGCCGGAGATCACCGAGGTCCGCTGA
- a CDS encoding DUF3159 domain-containing protein translates to MTSLDKPTEDTPQDSRAVTEAALFEAFGGVRGMVETVLPGLLFVTIYTVNKDLHLSAIAALAVSLLLVAVRLVMRDTVKHAFSGVFGVAFGVVFAMMTGNAKDFYLPGMLYTLGLALAYIITAMAGVPLIGLILGPVFKENLSWRTRNPGRKKAYTKASWAWGLILLAKCAILFPLYWWADTTQLGWVLVALKIPPFLLAVWLTWVFLAKAPPPIDVFAEMEAEEAAAERREAARRPAE, encoded by the coding sequence GTGACGTCGCTCGACAAGCCGACCGAAGACACCCCACAGGACTCGAGGGCGGTGACGGAAGCCGCGCTCTTCGAGGCGTTCGGCGGTGTCCGAGGCATGGTCGAGACGGTGCTGCCGGGGCTGCTCTTCGTCACGATCTACACCGTCAACAAGGACCTGCACCTGTCGGCGATCGCCGCGCTGGCCGTGTCCCTGCTGCTGGTCGCGGTCCGCCTCGTCATGCGGGACACCGTCAAGCACGCCTTCAGCGGGGTCTTCGGCGTGGCCTTCGGCGTCGTCTTCGCGATGATGACCGGCAACGCCAAGGACTTCTACCTGCCCGGCATGCTCTACACGCTGGGTCTCGCGCTGGCGTACATCATCACGGCGATGGCCGGTGTGCCGCTGATCGGTCTGATCCTCGGGCCGGTCTTCAAGGAGAACCTGTCCTGGCGCACCCGCAACCCCGGGCGGAAGAAGGCGTACACCAAGGCCAGCTGGGCCTGGGGACTCATCCTGCTCGCCAAGTGCGCCATCCTCTTCCCGCTGTACTGGTGGGCCGACACCACCCAGCTCGGCTGGGTGCTCGTCGCGCTGAAGATCCCGCCGTTCCTGCTGGCGGTCTGGCTGACCTGGGTCTTCCTGGCGAAGGCGCCGCCGCCCATCGACGTCTTCGCCGAGATGGAGGCGGAGGAGGCCGCCGCCGAGCGGCGGGAGGCCGCACGGCGGCCGGCCGAGTAG
- a CDS encoding DUF3093 domain-containing protein: MQLSATSYDERLTAPRSWWLISFLVGLSMALILLPFGTLPMLGGLVGGTAVAAVAASSYGSMRIRVVGGSLIAGEAKIPVTALGEAHVLDPEEARAWRTYKADTRAFLLLRAYIPTALRVEVTDPEDPTPYLYLSTREPERLAAAIEAARTAAAS; this comes from the coding sequence ATGCAGCTCTCCGCCACCTCGTACGACGAACGCCTCACCGCCCCCCGCTCGTGGTGGCTGATCAGCTTCCTGGTGGGGCTCTCCATGGCCCTGATCCTGCTGCCGTTCGGCACCCTTCCGATGCTCGGCGGGCTGGTCGGCGGCACGGCGGTCGCGGCGGTGGCGGCCAGTTCGTACGGCTCGATGCGCATCCGCGTGGTGGGCGGCTCGCTGATCGCGGGCGAGGCGAAGATCCCGGTGACGGCGCTGGGCGAGGCCCACGTGCTGGACCCGGAGGAGGCACGGGCCTGGCGGACCTACAAGGCGGACACCCGCGCCTTCCTGCTGCTGCGGGCGTACATCCCGACGGCGCTGCGGGTGGAGGTCACCGACCCGGAGGACCCGACGCCGTACCTGTACCTGTCGACGCGGGAGCCGGAGCGGCTGGCGGCGGCCATCGAGGCGGCCAGGACGGCCGCGGCCTCCTGA
- a CDS encoding PaaI family thioesterase, with translation MSGTSASLQPPADAAKPVRHPDAPAPGELLGAHYGQCFGCGGEQPHGLHLAARAGEGVSITAEFTVRPEHQGAPGLAHGGILATALDETLGSLNWLLRTIAVTGRLETDFVRPVPVGTTLHLEAEVTAVAGRKIYSTATGRVGGPDGPVAVRADALFIEVKVEHFVNHGREEEIQAAMSDPDQLRRARAFEVNP, from the coding sequence GTGAGTGGTACATCCGCAAGCCTCCAGCCCCCCGCCGACGCCGCGAAGCCGGTGCGGCACCCCGACGCCCCCGCGCCCGGCGAGCTCCTCGGCGCGCACTACGGCCAGTGCTTCGGCTGCGGCGGCGAGCAGCCGCACGGCCTGCACCTGGCGGCGCGGGCCGGGGAGGGCGTGTCGATCACCGCCGAGTTCACGGTCCGCCCCGAGCACCAGGGCGCCCCCGGTCTCGCGCACGGCGGCATCCTCGCCACCGCGCTGGACGAGACGCTGGGCTCGCTGAACTGGCTGCTGCGCACCATCGCCGTCACCGGACGCCTGGAGACCGACTTCGTGCGGCCCGTGCCGGTGGGCACCACGCTCCACCTGGAGGCCGAGGTGACCGCGGTGGCCGGGCGGAAGATCTACTCCACCGCCACCGGACGCGTCGGCGGCCCCGACGGGCCGGTCGCCGTGCGCGCCGACGCCCTCTTCATCGAGGTCAAGGTCGAGCACTTCGTCAACCACGGCCGGGAGGAAGAGATCCAGGCCGCCATGAGCGACCCGGACCAGCTCCGGCGGGCCCGGGCCTTCGAGGTGAACCCGTGA
- a CDS encoding OB-fold nucleic acid binding domain-containing protein, protein MSAVPRSEKPVGRFRRMLDRLSSSQEDLESEELREDAATAGCTRIGDCHDRQIVTVTGTLRTVTLRPRAGVPALEAELFDGTAALDVVWLGRRSITGIEPGRKLIASGRVSMSRGRRVLFNPKYELRPLGRE, encoded by the coding sequence ATGAGTGCTGTTCCTCGTTCCGAAAAGCCGGTGGGCCGGTTCCGGCGCATGCTCGACCGGCTCTCCTCTTCGCAGGAGGACCTGGAGTCCGAGGAGCTGCGAGAGGACGCCGCGACCGCCGGCTGCACCCGCATCGGCGACTGCCACGACCGGCAGATCGTCACCGTAACTGGTACGTTGCGCACGGTCACCCTTCGTCCGCGCGCGGGCGTCCCGGCCCTGGAGGCCGAACTGTTCGACGGCACCGCCGCGCTGGACGTGGTGTGGCTCGGCAGGCGCTCCATCACGGGGATAGAACCGGGGCGCAAACTGATCGCGTCGGGCCGCGTCTCGATGAGCCGGGGCCGGCGGGTGCTGTTCAATCCGAAGTACGAACTGAGACCCCTCGGACGGGAGTAG